The following are encoded together in the Methylorubrum sp. B1-46 genome:
- a CDS encoding peptidylprolyl isomerase, translating to MAETNETIVLETTKGRVVIALRPDLAPNHVERIKTLASQGFYDGVPFHRVIDGFMAQTGDPTGTGSGGSELPDLNAEFNAEPHVRGTCSMARTNFPHSANSQFFICFSDARFLDRQYTVWGKVIEGMEVVDTIKRGEPVNDPDRIVKATVAAA from the coding sequence ATGGCAGAGACCAACGAGACCATCGTCCTGGAGACCACCAAGGGCCGCGTCGTCATCGCGCTGCGCCCCGACCTCGCCCCCAACCACGTCGAGCGGATCAAGACCCTGGCGTCTCAGGGCTTCTACGACGGCGTGCCGTTCCACCGCGTCATCGACGGCTTCATGGCCCAGACCGGCGATCCGACCGGCACCGGCTCCGGCGGCTCCGAGCTGCCCGACCTGAACGCCGAGTTCAACGCCGAGCCGCATGTGCGCGGCACCTGCTCGATGGCGCGCACGAACTTCCCGCACTCGGCGAACTCGCAGTTCTTCATCTGCTTTTCCGACGCCCGCTTCCTCGACCGCCAGTACACGGTGTGGGGCAAGGTGATCGAGGGCATGGAAGTCGTCGACACGATCAAGCGCGGCGAGCCCGTGAACGACCCCGACCGGATCGTGAAGGCGACCGTCGCCGCGGCCTGA
- a CDS encoding response regulator, with product MSDARPTDRRPVILVVEDEPDERYLAAELLEEKGFEVIEAETAERALDILRQRGDGIDVVFSDVRTPGTIGGFELARIIGVTWPRIRLLLTSGDAGDQPSDLRVTATFMPKPWRAPEILTWLEEAAGLREPPEG from the coding sequence ATGAGTGACGCACGACCCACAGACCGCCGGCCCGTCATCCTCGTCGTCGAGGACGAGCCCGACGAGCGCTACCTCGCGGCCGAACTGCTGGAGGAGAAGGGTTTCGAGGTGATCGAGGCCGAGACGGCCGAGCGCGCCCTCGACATCCTGCGCCAGCGGGGCGACGGGATCGACGTGGTGTTCTCCGACGTGCGCACACCGGGCACCATCGGCGGCTTCGAGCTGGCGCGGATCATCGGCGTGACCTGGCCCCGCATCCGCCTGCTGCTGACCTCGGGCGATGCGGGCGACCAGCCGAGCGACCTGCGCGTCACCGCGACCTTCATGCCGAAGCCCTGGCGGGCGCCGGAGATCCTGACATGGCTGGAGGAGGCCGCCGGCCTCAGGGAGCCGCCGGAGGGCTGA
- a CDS encoding ImuA family protein, translating into MPPPRSPATPTLAELRRLTDSVGLGTGHGAEPEIVPTLPFGVAGLDAALPGGGLALGALHQIHEGGPRGRYAATAVLFAGGILARLDGPVLWCLHSRDLFAPALARVGLHPDRVVYCETWRDAEVLPAMEEGLRHRGLAGVVGELTRMALTPSRRLQLAAEGSGVTALVVHRLCAGEAAEPEPSAARSRWRVAPAPSDEIGRRMGRPRWRLELQRSRGGAPGAWIVEACDAQGRLAVPASLADRPAAPERVPRRAAR; encoded by the coding sequence ATGCCCCCTCCCCGCTCCCCCGCCACGCCGACCCTGGCCGAGCTTCGCCGGCTGACGGATTCTGTCGGGCTTGGCACGGGGCACGGCGCCGAGCCCGAAATCGTCCCCACCCTGCCCTTCGGTGTCGCGGGGCTCGACGCGGCCCTGCCTGGCGGCGGGCTGGCGCTCGGCGCGCTCCACCAGATCCACGAGGGCGGGCCGCGCGGGCGCTACGCCGCCACCGCCGTGCTGTTCGCCGGCGGCATCCTGGCCCGGCTCGATGGGCCGGTGCTGTGGTGTCTGCACAGCCGCGACCTGTTCGCTCCGGCGCTGGCTCGCGTCGGCCTCCATCCCGACCGGGTCGTCTATTGCGAGACGTGGCGCGATGCCGAGGTGCTGCCGGCCATGGAAGAAGGCCTGCGCCACCGCGGGCTCGCCGGCGTCGTCGGCGAACTCACCCGCATGGCGCTCACGCCCTCCCGCCGGCTCCAACTCGCAGCGGAGGGATCGGGCGTCACCGCGCTCGTCGTGCATCGCCTCTGCGCGGGCGAGGCGGCCGAGCCGGAGCCTTCCGCCGCGCGAAGCCGCTGGCGGGTGGCGCCCGCCCCGTCGGACGAAATCGGGCGTCGAATGGGCCGCCCGCGCTGGCGGCTCGAATTGCAGCGCAGCCGCGGCGGGGCGCCGGGAGCTTGGATCGTGGAGGCCTGCGATGCGCAGGGTCGTCTCGCTGTACCTGCCAGCCTGGCCGACCGACCGGCTGCGCCGGAGCGGGTCCCACGCCGCGCCGCCCGATGA
- a CDS encoding DNA polymerase Y family protein, with the protein MRRVVSLYLPAWPTDRLRRSGSHAAPPDEPLVTVAQDGARRVLAGLDAAARRLGLSPGMSAAQAQAMIPGLHLVPAAPEADAAALARLGLWCQRYAPIVALDPPNGLLIDVTGAAHLFGGEAPLLADLSARLERTGITSRLALADTPGCAWGLARFGAGGIVPPGAAEPVLASLPVTALRLGAEAVRALQDVGITRVDHLIGKPRAALRLRFGAEILFRLDRALGHEPEPLTALAAPETPCAALRFAEPVGARESLERVVADLCARLVPELERRGLGARRLDLVFARVDRLDQAVRIGTARPSRDAAHLARLLTERLPLVDPGFGIEEAWLGASRVEPLAESQASHLAAGPQAPDLAALVDTLLVRLGAARVYRLAPVESDLPERAVRRVPALAAPLGAVWPADLPRPARLLAPPEPVTAMAEIPDAPPLFFVWRNTRHLIARADGPERILGEWWVAEAEADLTRDYYRVETEAGERFWLFRDGPMEAQGRWWLHGLGEA; encoded by the coding sequence ATGCGCAGGGTCGTCTCGCTGTACCTGCCAGCCTGGCCGACCGACCGGCTGCGCCGGAGCGGGTCCCACGCCGCGCCGCCCGATGAGCCGCTCGTCACCGTGGCACAGGACGGCGCCCGGCGCGTGCTGGCCGGCCTGGACGCCGCCGCCCGCCGCCTCGGCCTGTCGCCCGGCATGAGCGCCGCCCAGGCTCAGGCGATGATACCGGGCCTGCACCTCGTTCCGGCCGCGCCCGAGGCGGATGCGGCGGCGCTGGCACGGCTCGGCCTGTGGTGCCAGCGCTACGCGCCGATCGTCGCCCTCGATCCGCCCAACGGTCTCCTGATCGACGTCACCGGCGCCGCGCATCTGTTCGGGGGTGAGGCGCCCCTCCTCGCCGATCTCTCCGCACGCTTGGAGCGGACGGGTATCACGTCGCGGCTCGCGCTCGCCGACACGCCGGGTTGTGCTTGGGGGCTGGCCCGCTTCGGCGCGGGCGGGATCGTGCCGCCGGGCGCCGCGGAACCTGTCCTGGCCTCTCTGCCGGTGACGGCGCTGCGGCTCGGCGCCGAGGCGGTACGGGCGCTGCAGGACGTCGGTATCACCCGTGTCGATCATCTGATCGGCAAGCCGCGGGCTGCCCTGCGGCTGCGCTTCGGCGCCGAGATCCTGTTCCGCCTCGACCGGGCGCTCGGGCACGAGCCGGAGCCGCTGACGGCGCTCGCCGCCCCCGAGACGCCCTGCGCGGCCCTCCGCTTCGCCGAGCCGGTCGGCGCGCGCGAGAGCCTGGAACGGGTGGTCGCCGATCTCTGCGCCCGGCTCGTGCCGGAGCTGGAGCGGCGTGGCCTCGGCGCGCGCCGGCTCGACCTCGTCTTCGCCCGTGTCGACCGCCTCGATCAGGCGGTCCGGATCGGTACGGCGCGGCCGAGCCGCGATGCAGCTCACCTTGCCCGGCTGCTGACGGAACGTCTTCCACTCGTCGATCCCGGCTTCGGCATCGAGGAGGCGTGGCTCGGCGCCTCCCGCGTCGAGCCCCTGGCCGAGAGCCAAGCGAGCCATCTCGCCGCCGGTCCGCAGGCACCGGACCTCGCCGCCCTCGTCGATACCCTGCTGGTGCGCCTCGGTGCTGCCCGCGTCTACCGGCTGGCGCCCGTGGAGAGCGACCTGCCCGAGCGGGCGGTGCGCCGCGTGCCCGCGCTGGCCGCTCCCCTCGGTGCGGTCTGGCCCGCCGACCTGCCCCGCCCGGCCCGCCTCCTGGCGCCGCCCGAGCCGGTCACGGCGATGGCCGAGATCCCCGACGCGCCGCCGCTCTTCTTCGTCTGGCGCAACACCCGCCACCTTATCGCCCGCGCCGACGGGCCGGAGCGCATCCTCGGCGAGTGGTGGGTCGCGGAGGCCGAGGCCGACCTCACCCGCGATTACTACCGGGTCGAGACCGAGGCCGGCGAGCGCTTCTGGCTGTTTCGCGACGGGCCGATGGAGGCGCAGGGGCGCTGGTGGCTGCACGGGCTCGGCGAGGCGTGA
- a CDS encoding error-prone DNA polymerase, with the protein MSTPELQVTTHFSFLRGASSPEELFSAASLLGIPALGVTDHGSLAGMVRAHQAAKATGVRLVVGCRLDLDGGASPLLVYPTDRAAYGRLCRLLSLGKARGGKGRRRLTWRDLEAWQEGLFAILLPDATGPSLAENLIRLKQEFGARASLALTRRFRPDDAERLEALAAAARAARVPTVATGDILYHVAGRRRLQDVVTCIRLGLTIDRAGFAKERHADRFLKPPEETARLFARFPEALARTAEIAAACTFSLDDLAYTYPTEAREDGLSPQERLEALTWAGAGTRYPAGVPEAVTRQLRHELELIGRLAYAPYFLTVESIVRFATDQGILCQGRGSAANSAVCFCLRITSIDPTQQNLLFERFVSEARREPPDIDVDFEHERREEVIQWIFQTYGRHRSALTAIVSRFRSRGALREVGKVMGLPEDVTGALNRMTWSWSSEGVGERELRELNLNPDDRRLRLTLEIARELIGTPRHLSQHPGGFVLTLDRLDELVPVEPAAMADRQVIEWDKDDIDALKFMKVDVLGLGMLGCLRRAFDLLAQVKNDPHDLASIPRDDPATFAMIQRADTLGVFQIESRAQMAMLPRMAPKEFYDLVIEVAIVRPGPIQGDMVHPYLRRRQRLEEVTYPTPELKAVLEKTLGVPLFQEQAMQVAMVGAGFSATEADELRRSMATFKFTGGVHRFQTRLVEGMVANGYARDFAERTFKQLEGFGSYGFPESHAASFALLAYASSWMKCHHPDVFCAALLNAQPMGFYAPAQIVRDARAHGVAIRPLDVNSSDWDCTLESLGDGRKLFAVRLGLRLAGGLPEGDGRRLARARAERPFASLPELADRTGLPAASLTCLVRADAFRSLGLNRREAAWAIRALGPAPLPLFAALSGTTGAEPAQAPEPAVSLPAMSAGGEVVADYCAKGLSLRAHPLVFLRETLAGLGARPCAALERTRNGATIIVAGIVLMRQRPGSAKGTMFMTLEDETGIANLIVRPELFDRQRRVVLGARLMACRGRVQRIGDVVHLVAAELYDRSGLLRRIGEDEAAIALRTGRGDETGQEVRPDPRASALPVRARNFR; encoded by the coding sequence GTGAGCACGCCGGAGCTTCAGGTCACGACGCACTTCTCCTTCCTGCGCGGCGCGTCGAGCCCGGAGGAGCTGTTTTCCGCAGCCAGCCTGCTCGGCATTCCGGCGCTCGGCGTGACCGATCACGGCTCGCTTGCCGGAATGGTGCGGGCGCATCAGGCCGCGAAGGCGACGGGCGTGCGCCTCGTCGTCGGCTGCCGGCTCGACCTCGACGGTGGGGCCTCGCCGCTCCTCGTCTATCCGACCGACCGGGCCGCCTATGGCCGGCTCTGCCGCCTGCTCAGCCTGGGCAAGGCGCGGGGCGGCAAGGGCCGCCGTCGCCTGACCTGGCGCGATCTCGAAGCGTGGCAGGAGGGGCTTTTTGCCATTCTGCTCCCCGACGCGACCGGGCCGTCGCTCGCCGAGAATCTCATCCGCCTCAAACAGGAATTCGGCGCCCGCGCTTCCCTCGCGCTGACCCGCCGCTTCCGCCCCGACGACGCGGAACGGCTCGAGGCCCTGGCCGCCGCGGCGCGGGCCGCGCGGGTGCCGACCGTCGCCACCGGCGACATCCTCTACCACGTTGCGGGACGGCGCCGCCTGCAGGACGTGGTGACCTGCATCCGGCTCGGGCTCACCATCGACCGGGCGGGGTTTGCCAAGGAGCGCCACGCCGACCGCTTCCTCAAACCCCCGGAAGAGACCGCCCGCCTGTTCGCGCGCTTCCCCGAAGCGCTGGCGCGAACGGCTGAGATCGCCGCCGCCTGCACCTTCTCGCTCGACGACCTCGCCTACACCTACCCGACGGAGGCCCGTGAGGACGGTCTCTCGCCGCAGGAGCGCCTGGAGGCGCTCACCTGGGCCGGCGCCGGGACGCGCTATCCGGCCGGCGTGCCGGAGGCGGTGACGCGCCAGTTGCGCCACGAACTCGAGCTGATCGGGCGGCTGGCCTACGCGCCTTACTTCCTCACGGTCGAATCGATCGTCCGTTTCGCGACCGACCAGGGCATTCTCTGTCAGGGACGCGGCTCGGCGGCCAATTCCGCGGTCTGCTTCTGCCTGCGCATCACCTCGATCGACCCGACGCAGCAGAACCTCTTGTTCGAGCGCTTCGTCTCCGAGGCGCGCCGCGAGCCGCCCGACATCGACGTCGATTTCGAGCACGAGCGCCGGGAGGAAGTGATCCAGTGGATCTTTCAGACCTACGGGCGCCACCGCTCGGCGCTCACCGCGATCGTCAGCCGCTTCCGCTCGCGAGGCGCCTTGCGCGAGGTCGGCAAGGTGATGGGCCTGCCCGAGGACGTCACCGGCGCCCTCAACCGCATGACCTGGTCCTGGAGCAGCGAGGGCGTCGGCGAGCGCGAATTGCGCGAACTCAACCTCAATCCCGACGACCGGCGTCTGCGCCTGACGCTGGAGATCGCCCGCGAGCTGATCGGCACGCCGCGCCACCTCTCGCAGCATCCCGGCGGCTTCGTCCTGACCCTCGACCGGCTCGACGAACTGGTGCCGGTGGAGCCGGCGGCGATGGCCGACCGTCAGGTCATTGAGTGGGACAAGGACGACATCGACGCCCTGAAGTTCATGAAGGTCGACGTGCTCGGGCTCGGCATGCTCGGCTGCCTGCGCCGCGCCTTCGATCTTTTGGCGCAGGTCAAGAACGACCCGCACGATCTCGCCTCGATCCCGCGCGACGATCCGGCCACCTTCGCGATGATCCAGCGCGCCGATACGCTCGGCGTGTTCCAGATCGAGAGCCGCGCGCAGATGGCGATGCTGCCGCGGATGGCCCCGAAAGAGTTCTACGACCTCGTGATCGAGGTGGCGATCGTGCGTCCCGGCCCGATCCAGGGCGACATGGTCCACCCCTATCTGCGCCGTCGCCAGCGCCTCGAAGAGGTGACCTACCCGACACCCGAACTGAAGGCTGTTCTGGAAAAAACGCTGGGCGTGCCGCTGTTCCAAGAGCAGGCAATGCAGGTCGCGATGGTCGGCGCCGGCTTCTCGGCGACCGAGGCCGACGAGCTGCGCCGATCGATGGCGACCTTCAAGTTCACCGGCGGCGTCCACCGCTTCCAGACTCGCCTCGTCGAGGGCATGGTCGCCAACGGCTACGCGCGGGATTTCGCCGAGCGCACCTTCAAGCAGCTCGAAGGCTTCGGGTCCTACGGCTTTCCCGAGAGCCACGCCGCCTCCTTCGCCCTGCTCGCCTACGCCTCCTCCTGGATGAAGTGTCACCATCCGGATGTGTTCTGCGCCGCGCTGCTGAACGCGCAGCCGATGGGTTTCTACGCTCCCGCACAGATCGTCCGCGACGCCCGCGCCCACGGCGTCGCGATCCGCCCGCTCGACGTGAATTCTTCCGACTGGGACTGCACCCTGGAATCGCTCGGCGATGGCCGAAAACTGTTCGCGGTGCGCCTGGGGTTGCGCCTCGCCGGCGGCCTCCCCGAGGGGGATGGACGGCGTCTCGCCAGGGCGCGGGCTGAGCGCCCCTTCGCCTCCCTGCCCGAACTGGCCGACCGGACCGGCCTCCCGGCGGCCTCCCTCACCTGCCTCGTGCGGGCCGACGCGTTCCGCTCGCTCGGCCTCAACCGGCGCGAGGCCGCCTGGGCAATCCGGGCTCTGGGACCCGCCCCCCTGCCCCTCTTCGCCGCCCTCTCCGGGACGACGGGGGCCGAACCGGCGCAGGCGCCCGAACCCGCCGTGTCGCTGCCCGCGATGAGCGCGGGCGGCGAGGTGGTGGCCGATTACTGCGCCAAGGGCCTCAGCCTGCGCGCGCATCCCCTCGTCTTCCTGCGCGAGACGCTGGCCGGTCTCGGCGCAAGGCCCTGCGCGGCGCTGGAGCGGACGCGCAACGGGGCGACGATCATCGTGGCCGGAATCGTGCTGATGCGCCAGCGGCCTGGCTCGGCCAAGGGCACGATGTTCATGACCCTGGAGGACGAGACCGGCATCGCCAACCTGATCGTGCGCCCCGAGCTGTTCGACCGGCAGCGCCGGGTCGTGCTCGGCGCCCGGCTGATGGCTTGTCGCGGACGGGTGCAGCGGATCGGCGACGTCGTCCACCTCGTCGCCGCGGAACTCTACGACCGCTCCGGCCTGCTGCGGCGGATCGGCGAGGACGAAGCGGCCATCGCCCTGCGCACCGGCCGCGGCGACGAGACCGGCCAGGAGGTCCGGCCCGACCCGCGGGCGTCGGCGCTGCCGGTGCGGGCACGGAATTTCCGCTAG
- a CDS encoding FAD-dependent monooxygenase, translated as MKRRNPDHEIVIHERNPAGTTHGWGVVFWDDLLTTLRSNDPVSAQAIADQAVPWSGQVVDVEGQAPIYDAGGGYGICRRRLLQILVERAIALGVEVRFESEIRELDQIADADLIVAADGVASQLRRHRADRFRPQIEAGRNKYIWLATTRPFPSFTFGFVPTSAGWVWFHAYSFKEGASTFIVECAPETWNGLGLGTMRADDELRTLEGLFAQHLDGHELIRRDGQGDTLPWLSFRTLVNRRWHADNVVLIGDAAHTTHFTIGSGTRLAIDDAIALASALGEHDSLPRALNAFNHRRRRALARLQRDARLSAEWFENLPRYIRYSAPTFFTLLLARRSRLLKRMPARTYLYLRGHYTRLTGRTASPPARIGGPGRPFGSKANRDLSGAEPGMPRR; from the coding sequence ATGAAACGGCGCAACCCGGACCATGAGATCGTCATTCACGAGCGAAACCCGGCGGGAACGACCCATGGGTGGGGCGTCGTCTTCTGGGACGATCTTCTTACCACATTGCGGTCCAACGATCCGGTTAGCGCGCAGGCGATCGCGGACCAGGCGGTTCCCTGGTCCGGGCAAGTGGTTGACGTCGAGGGGCAGGCGCCGATCTACGATGCTGGCGGGGGCTACGGCATATGCCGTCGTCGCCTCCTGCAGATCTTGGTCGAGCGGGCGATCGCGCTCGGCGTCGAGGTGCGGTTCGAGAGCGAGATCCGCGAGCTGGATCAGATCGCCGACGCCGACCTCATCGTGGCGGCGGACGGTGTCGCGAGTCAGTTGCGCCGCCACCGCGCGGATCGGTTCCGGCCGCAGATCGAAGCCGGACGCAACAAATACATCTGGCTCGCAACGACCCGACCATTTCCGTCCTTCACGTTCGGATTCGTTCCGACCAGCGCCGGATGGGTCTGGTTTCACGCCTACTCCTTCAAAGAGGGAGCGAGTACCTTCATCGTGGAATGCGCACCGGAGACGTGGAACGGGCTCGGTCTCGGCACGATGCGCGCGGATGACGAGTTGCGGACACTGGAAGGCCTCTTCGCCCAGCATCTCGATGGCCACGAACTCATCAGGCGAGACGGCCAGGGCGACACACTGCCGTGGCTGAGCTTCCGCACGCTGGTTAACCGAAGGTGGCACGCGGACAATGTGGTGCTGATCGGCGACGCCGCCCACACGACACATTTCACGATCGGTTCGGGAACGCGTCTCGCCATCGACGACGCGATCGCACTCGCATCGGCCTTGGGCGAGCACGACAGTCTTCCCCGCGCTCTAAACGCGTTCAACCATCGGCGCCGCCGCGCACTCGCGCGCTTGCAACGGGATGCGCGCTTGAGTGCGGAATGGTTCGAGAACCTTCCACGCTACATCCGCTACAGCGCACCCACTTTCTTCACGCTTCTGCTCGCGCGGCGCTCTCGTTTGCTGAAGCGGATGCCTGCGAGAACCTACCTGTATCTACGGGGTCATTATACCAGGCTGACCGGTCGCACGGCCTCACCGCCCGCTCGGATCGGCGGACCGGGGCGCCCGTTCGGATCAAAAGCCAACCGCGACCTCTCCGGAGCCGAACCGGGAATGCCCCGCCGTTGA
- a CDS encoding patatin-like phospholipase family protein translates to MELTSPTRDIALVFGGGNALGAYHAGAFEVLQARGLRPDWMVGASMGAITGAIIAGNAPEDRIERLHRFWNEATLQTGLSGTDLLKPRQYYNALHSLLTLAWGRPSIFTHRYPGLWSALPWVPNDVALFDHRPLLDTLRRLVDFDRLNRAEIRLTIACIDVATGEEVFFDNTRQTIRPEHILASAALLPAFPPVEIDGRLLCDAGYTNNLPLDPLFEPEPARDRLCIALDLFSLRADPPRSLDAVLERANDLIFASAARRAVSGLARSYALRERLDPDGPVATLLHLVYRAGADQLASKSFDFSPSSIRDRWQAGGRDMERGLDHLAAAPLGSGRFRYTCP, encoded by the coding sequence ATGGAACTGACGTCCCCTACCCGCGACATCGCGCTCGTCTTCGGCGGCGGCAACGCGCTCGGCGCCTACCATGCCGGGGCCTTCGAAGTTCTGCAGGCCCGCGGCCTCCGGCCGGACTGGATGGTGGGGGCATCCATGGGAGCGATCACCGGGGCGATCATCGCCGGCAACGCGCCCGAGGACCGGATCGAGCGGCTCCACCGGTTCTGGAACGAGGCGACCCTGCAGACCGGCCTCTCCGGCACAGACCTCCTCAAGCCGCGCCAGTACTACAACGCCCTCCACTCGCTCCTGACGCTGGCCTGGGGACGGCCGAGCATCTTCACGCATCGCTATCCCGGCCTGTGGTCGGCGCTGCCCTGGGTGCCCAACGACGTCGCCCTGTTCGATCACAGGCCGCTTCTCGACACGCTGCGACGCCTCGTTGATTTCGATCGCCTGAATCGGGCCGAGATCCGGCTCACCATCGCCTGCATCGATGTGGCGACCGGCGAGGAAGTGTTCTTCGACAACACCCGCCAGACGATCCGGCCCGAGCACATCCTGGCGAGTGCGGCCCTGCTGCCGGCCTTTCCGCCGGTCGAGATCGATGGGCGGCTGCTGTGCGATGCCGGCTACACCAACAATCTGCCGCTCGATCCGCTGTTCGAGCCCGAGCCGGCCCGCGATCGGCTCTGTATCGCCCTCGACCTGTTCTCCCTGCGGGCCGACCCGCCGCGCTCGCTCGACGCGGTGCTGGAACGGGCCAACGACCTCATCTTCGCCAGCGCCGCCCGGCGCGCGGTCTCGGGACTCGCGCGCAGCTACGCCCTGCGCGAACGGCTCGATCCGGACGGACCGGTGGCGACCTTGCTGCACCTCGTCTACCGGGCCGGCGCCGACCAGCTCGCCTCGAAGAGCTTCGACTTCTCGCCCTCCTCGATCCGCGACCGCTGGCAGGCGGGCGGGCGCGACATGGAGCGGGGACTCGATCACCTCGCGGCCGCGCCGCTGGGCTCCGGCCGCTTCCGCTACACCTGTCCATGA
- the modC gene encoding molybdenum ABC transporter ATP-binding protein gives MTIDVDVSLRRGGFALDVAFSAGAGLTALFGRSGSGKTTVIDLIAGLAQPQRGRIVADGTVLLDTARGIRVPVHRRRIGCVFQEARLMPHLSVRQNLHFGRFFSRGAGGPSLEAVADLLGIAPLLERRPAGLSGGERQRVAIGRALLARPRLLLMDEPLSALDEARKREILPYIERLRDEAGLPIVYVSHAVAEVARLASTVVVLEAGRVAASGPVDAVLRRPDLIPDGAEAGSVLAMQVERHDPAAGLTRVIGPAGPLDLPLIDAPAGRRLNLRVPARDVLLALARPETLSARNVLPGHILSMREEGTACLVEVTCGEATLAARLTRASARDLGLTIGRPVFAIVKSVALDAGGAPGSGRIEI, from the coding sequence ATGACCATCGACGTCGACGTTTCCCTCCGCCGCGGCGGCTTCGCGCTCGACGTCGCCTTCAGCGCGGGCGCCGGGCTCACCGCCCTGTTCGGACGCTCGGGCTCGGGCAAGACCACCGTGATCGACCTGATCGCCGGGTTGGCCCAGCCGCAGCGCGGACGCATCGTTGCCGACGGCACGGTGCTGCTCGATACGGCGCGCGGCATCCGCGTGCCGGTGCATCGGCGGCGGATCGGCTGCGTGTTTCAGGAAGCCCGGCTGATGCCGCATCTCAGCGTGCGGCAGAACCTGCACTTCGGCCGCTTCTTCTCCCGCGGCGCGGGCGGCCCGAGCCTCGAGGCGGTGGCGGACCTGCTCGGCATCGCCCCGCTGCTGGAGCGGCGGCCGGCCGGTCTGTCGGGGGGCGAGCGGCAGCGGGTGGCGATCGGCCGGGCCCTGCTGGCGCGTCCACGGCTGCTGCTGATGGACGAGCCGCTCTCGGCTCTCGACGAGGCCCGCAAGCGCGAGATCCTGCCCTATATCGAGCGGCTGCGCGACGAGGCGGGCCTGCCGATCGTCTATGTCAGCCACGCGGTGGCGGAGGTGGCGCGCCTCGCCTCCACCGTGGTGGTGCTGGAGGCCGGCCGCGTGGCGGCGAGCGGCCCGGTCGATGCCGTGCTGCGCCGGCCCGACCTGATCCCCGACGGCGCGGAAGCCGGCAGCGTGCTCGCCATGCAGGTCGAGCGCCACGATCCCGCAGCCGGCCTGACGCGCGTGATCGGCCCCGCCGGCCCCCTCGACCTGCCGCTGATCGACGCCCCCGCGGGCCGCCGCCTCAACCTGCGGGTGCCCGCCCGCGACGTGCTGCTGGCGCTGGCCCGGCCCGAGACCTTGAGTGCCCGCAACGTCCTGCCGGGCCATATCCTCTCCATGCGGGAGGAGGGGACGGCCTGCCTCGTCGAGGTGACCTGCGGAGAGGCGACGCTGGCTGCCCGCCTCACCCGCGCCTCCGCCCGCGACCTGGGTCTCACGATCGGGCGTCCGGTCTTCGCCATCGTGAAGAGCGTGGCCCTCGATGCGGGAGGCGCGCCGGGAAGCGGACGGATCGAGATCTAG
- a CDS encoding glutathione S-transferase, translating to MITVHHLENSRSQRVLWLLEELGLDYTVKRYARDPATMLAPRALRAVHPLGKSPLIEIDERVVAETGAIVECLTAHAGGALTPAPGTPERDRYTYFLHYAEGSAMPPLLLKLVFSRLAPGSPALLRPLVRAIAEKVTGGFVDPELRRHAAYWENELAERTYFCGGAFTAADIMMSFPLEAFAARGTGAGPRVTEWLARIHARPAYGRALERGGPYAYA from the coding sequence ATGATCACCGTCCACCATCTGGAGAACAGCCGCTCGCAGCGGGTGCTGTGGCTGCTCGAGGAACTCGGGCTCGACTACACCGTGAAGCGCTACGCGCGCGATCCCGCGACGATGCTGGCACCGCGCGCGCTTCGGGCGGTGCATCCGCTGGGCAAGTCGCCGCTGATCGAGATCGACGAGCGGGTGGTGGCGGAGACCGGTGCCATCGTCGAATGCCTCACCGCCCATGCCGGCGGTGCCCTGACCCCTGCGCCGGGCACGCCGGAGCGGGACCGCTACACCTACTTCCTGCATTACGCGGAGGGTTCGGCGATGCCGCCGCTCCTGCTCAAGCTCGTGTTCTCGCGGCTCGCACCCGGCAGCCCCGCGCTGCTGCGTCCGCTGGTGCGCGCGATCGCGGAGAAGGTGACCGGCGGCTTCGTCGATCCGGAGCTGCGCCGCCACGCCGCCTATTGGGAGAACGAGCTCGCCGAGCGGACGTATTTCTGCGGCGGGGCCTTCACCGCCGCCGACATCATGATGAGCTTTCCGCTTGAAGCCTTCGCCGCCCGCGGGACGGGCGCGGGGCCGCGGGTGACGGAGTGGCTGGCCCGCATCCACGCGCGGCCCGCCTATGGGCGCGCGCTGGAGCGGGGCGGGCCCTATGCCTACGCCTGA